One Pullulanibacillus sp. KACC 23026 DNA segment encodes these proteins:
- a CDS encoding endospore germination permease, translating to MEQGRLSNIQAAMLAITSLTIIGHLILLTVIISQSRQDGWLAAIVGTVLGLIGILALVKLVQRFPGRTLIEILFVHFSWIGKVIGILYLIYFYIMLILGVRLFAEAYKRIMPETPMWAFEAIILMLTAYIVYKGLETLGRLNQIMLVVLVLFALAVAFLTMSQNKDYSNLLPIMGNGVKPVAVGSLSMMGWFGEFVVMGMVLPYVQNPKKLVKTGIWVGVITLVFFLGPITGPIALFGPTEAAKMSFPTFSEVRYISAGEVINRFDAIAVMFWTVGLMIYISTFLYGVSHGTAQALKLKTYHPLVIPLAWLTGVGAYLFATNYSEINAFLFQSYVPVNILMGAIVPLLLLIWCLIRRKTIEEESHKL from the coding sequence GTGGAGCAAGGAAGATTGAGCAATATCCAAGCAGCCATGCTAGCTATTACGTCATTGACGATTATTGGTCATTTAATTTTATTGACTGTCATCATTTCCCAAAGTCGTCAAGACGGCTGGCTGGCTGCGATCGTCGGCACCGTCTTAGGCTTAATCGGGATATTAGCCTTAGTGAAATTAGTGCAAAGGTTTCCTGGACGAACGCTCATAGAAATTCTTTTTGTACACTTTTCATGGATCGGAAAAGTGATTGGAATCCTCTATCTTATTTATTTTTACATAATGTTGATATTAGGTGTTCGCTTGTTTGCTGAAGCTTATAAACGAATTATGCCGGAGACTCCTATGTGGGCATTCGAAGCAATTATATTAATGCTTACGGCTTATATCGTGTATAAAGGCTTAGAAACATTAGGGCGTCTTAATCAGATCATGCTTGTTGTACTCGTTCTCTTTGCGCTAGCTGTTGCTTTTTTGACGATGAGTCAAAACAAGGATTATTCCAATCTTCTGCCGATAATGGGAAATGGGGTGAAACCTGTTGCGGTTGGCTCCTTATCGATGATGGGGTGGTTTGGCGAATTTGTGGTGATGGGAATGGTTCTTCCTTATGTTCAAAATCCGAAAAAGCTAGTTAAAACCGGAATATGGGTAGGGGTGATTACGCTTGTCTTTTTCTTAGGTCCTATAACGGGGCCGATTGCTCTATTTGGTCCAACCGAGGCGGCCAAAATGTCCTTCCCAACCTTTTCTGAAGTGCGTTATATTTCAGCAGGGGAAGTGATTAACCGCTTTGATGCGATAGCAGTTATGTTTTGGACGGTTGGATTAATGATATATATTTCGACTTTTTTGTACGGGGTCAGTCATGGGACTGCCCAGGCTCTTAAATTAAAAACGTATCACCCTTTGGTTATTCCGCTCGCTTGGCTGACAGGTGTTGGGGCTTATCTGTTTGCGACTAATTATTCCGAGATTAACGCCTTTCTTTTTCAGTCTTATGTTCCCGTTAATATATTGATGGGGGCAATCGTCCCTTTATTGTTGCTTATTTGGTGCTTGATAAGAAGAAAAACCATAGAGGAAGAATCACACAAATTATAG
- a CDS encoding MarR family transcriptional regulator: MIDDNKIDEFLMHWRFINRHLREGKLSHGDKKITRLQWTLLRHVSRTDQCTMGSLAEHFNVSMSTVSQMIDRLENWGYVQRGSSARDARVKIVSLTEKGEAIIEDVTAAYLKLLNNGLSSFSSNEQDQFIGFLKRLAEEIKRGQSPLDSNTPSNP, from the coding sequence ATGATTGATGATAATAAAATTGATGAGTTTCTCATGCACTGGCGGTTCATTAACCGACATCTGCGTGAAGGGAAACTGTCTCATGGAGATAAAAAAATTACACGGCTACAATGGACGCTGCTAAGACACGTGAGTCGAACGGATCAGTGCACAATGGGAAGTCTTGCCGAACATTTTAATGTCAGCATGAGCACCGTCTCACAAATGATTGACCGACTTGAAAATTGGGGATATGTTCAACGCGGCTCCTCAGCCCGAGATGCCCGAGTGAAAATCGTTTCACTAACAGAAAAAGGAGAAGCCATTATAGAAGACGTAACAGCAGCCTACCTCAAACTGCTGAACAACGGACTAAGCAGCTTCTCCAGCAACGAACAAGACCAATTCATCGGCTTTCTTAAGCGATTGGCCGAAGAAATAAAGAGGGGTCAGTCCCCCTTAGATTCGAATACCCCGTCAAATCCTTAA
- a CDS encoding Cof-type HAD-IIB family hydrolase — translation MTYKMIVLDLDDTLLRDDLTISERTKQSLMDAQDAGVKVVLASGRPESGMLPIAEELRLKDYGSFILSFNGGNIINCRTGEVLFSSTLPVETVHELYDISRRENVWIHTYLGDKIITEDPNEYTDIEGKLTNLPIDVVDSFKEAVTAPVVKALMLREPDFLAGVEKKLQKEFDGCLSIMRSKPFFLEFTEVGVTKGTSLDKLIQKLGISRDEVIAIGDSNNDLSMIQFAGLGVAMGNATEEIKAHADFITDTNMNDGVAKVVESFILKTETVQS, via the coding sequence ATGACCTATAAAATGATTGTTCTAGATTTAGATGATACGCTATTACGTGACGATTTAACGATCTCAGAACGAACAAAACAATCTTTGATGGATGCTCAGGATGCGGGGGTTAAAGTCGTGCTGGCATCTGGCCGGCCGGAAAGTGGTATGCTTCCTATTGCTGAAGAACTGCGGCTAAAGGATTATGGAAGTTTCATTCTTTCTTTTAACGGAGGAAACATCATCAATTGTAGAACGGGCGAAGTCTTGTTCAGTTCGACACTTCCAGTAGAAACCGTGCATGAACTATACGATATTAGTCGTCGTGAAAACGTTTGGATCCATACGTATTTGGGAGACAAGATCATAACAGAAGATCCTAATGAGTACACGGATATAGAAGGGAAATTGACCAATCTGCCAATCGATGTTGTGGACAGTTTTAAAGAGGCCGTCACAGCTCCTGTTGTTAAGGCACTCATGTTAAGGGAACCTGATTTTCTTGCAGGAGTGGAAAAAAAGCTGCAAAAAGAGTTCGACGGTTGCTTAAGTATTATGCGGTCAAAGCCTTTCTTTTTAGAATTTACAGAAGTTGGCGTAACAAAAGGGACAAGCTTAGACAAACTGATTCAAAAGCTTGGCATAAGCCGTGATGAAGTCATTGCTATCGGAGACAGTAATAATGATTTGTCCATGATCCAATTTGCGGGTCTTGGCGTCGCAATGGGGAATGCCACAGAAGAAATTAAAGCTCATGCCGATTTTATCACAGATACCAATATGAATGATGGTGTTGCGAAAGTGGTAGAATCGTTTATTTTAAAGACTGAAACGGTTCAAAGTTAA
- a CDS encoding antibiotic biosynthesis monooxygenase: protein MNRDAQYAVIFTSKRSETEEEKYTEAAKQMVELVRNQKGFIAIENVQDARGFGIMVSYWESLEAIHEWNRLRAHHLVQKKGRDTWYDYFTVHICKIEKMYDFQKEA from the coding sequence GTGAATAGGGATGCGCAATATGCGGTTATTTTTACATCAAAACGTTCAGAAACAGAGGAAGAGAAGTATACAGAAGCGGCGAAACAAATGGTCGAGCTTGTGCGCAATCAAAAAGGCTTTATTGCAATAGAAAACGTTCAAGATGCGCGTGGGTTTGGTATTATGGTCTCTTATTGGGAGTCACTTGAAGCCATCCATGAGTGGAACCGGTTGAGAGCCCATCATCTTGTACAAAAGAAAGGAAGAGATACTTGGTACGACTATTTCACCGTCCATATATGCAAAATTGAAAAGATGTATGATTTTCAAAAAGAGGCTTAA
- a CDS encoding SCP2 sterol-binding domain-containing protein gives MQRAIQDLSVDEIWNEIEKAMNEYPEPIEGINVVYQYHLKGEAERVYQLHLSDGRATVVRDHFSKPDCTLIMKTSHFKSLLLGQLSGAAAFMTGRLKVKGNMGLALKLDTILGNYKFGRKEG, from the coding sequence TTGCAAAGAGCGATCCAAGACCTTTCAGTAGATGAAATATGGAATGAGATTGAAAAAGCGATGAATGAATATCCTGAGCCGATTGAAGGGATAAATGTCGTCTATCAATACCATTTAAAAGGAGAGGCAGAAAGGGTTTATCAATTGCACTTGTCTGACGGAAGAGCGACTGTTGTTCGCGACCATTTTTCTAAGCCAGATTGCACTTTAATCATGAAGACGTCACATTTTAAATCACTTCTTCTAGGGCAATTAAGCGGTGCTGCTGCATTTATGACAGGGCGTCTAAAGGTTAAAGGAAATATGGGGCTTGCTTTGAAGCTCGATACCATTCTTGGAAACTATAAGTTTGGCCGAAAAGAAGGATAA
- a CDS encoding Ger(x)C family spore germination protein: MGKSKPFKLKPLIFIVSLVFLPILAGCWSAHEISHLAIMDSIGIDENENGELEVTSVMVKPSSLFSGLGENGSPNQDAYIIQTVTGKNMVEIMGKLSDSTPEKLYLGHMDVVVFGQKAAQTQLKDCLDYLTRGIDFRPNIRILVANGTAKSVLSNPPGLDLSVGQQVQELVNARRYSMTNMVEDLRQFTKKMDESTEDPYTGLISPISLRSNDEKPVFQKWSASHDEALESDKKLDQKSSGEQNETNSIGLSLEGTAVFKGSRLKGYLNEPETQGLMLLRGKLQNGVVTLDCGDSKKGNVGLLITDSNATYQPKMIDGEPSLTASISVEADIGQTTCQSSPISPLKMDQLNQELEEKMKSEVKDVLNLAQKQWQTDIFGFGEAFYKKDPKVWKLLEPNWRHGLLKNMDVDVQINANINRYGLRKGTIGTNETR, from the coding sequence ATGGGAAAGAGTAAACCGTTTAAATTAAAACCGCTCATTTTTATAGTCAGTTTAGTTTTTCTCCCGATACTCGCAGGTTGCTGGAGCGCTCATGAAATCAGTCATCTTGCCATTATGGATTCGATAGGGATTGATGAAAACGAAAACGGAGAGCTTGAAGTAACGAGTGTCATGGTGAAACCGTCCAGTCTCTTTTCGGGGCTCGGGGAGAATGGCAGCCCCAATCAAGATGCTTATATCATTCAAACGGTAACAGGAAAAAACATGGTTGAGATTATGGGGAAACTATCGGATTCAACGCCTGAAAAGCTTTATTTAGGACACATGGATGTAGTCGTTTTTGGTCAAAAAGCAGCTCAAACTCAACTTAAGGATTGTTTAGATTATTTAACGAGAGGCATTGATTTCAGGCCTAATATCAGAATACTTGTGGCCAATGGAACGGCTAAAAGCGTACTAAGTAATCCTCCTGGTCTTGATTTGTCCGTTGGTCAACAGGTGCAGGAACTCGTCAACGCGAGACGCTATAGCATGACGAATATGGTTGAAGACCTTCGGCAGTTTACTAAAAAAATGGATGAGAGCACAGAGGACCCTTATACGGGCTTAATCAGTCCGATATCTCTGAGAAGCAATGATGAGAAACCGGTTTTTCAGAAATGGTCGGCATCTCATGACGAGGCTCTTGAATCGGATAAGAAGTTAGACCAGAAATCTTCGGGTGAGCAAAATGAAACCAATTCTATTGGACTGAGTTTGGAAGGTACAGCTGTCTTTAAAGGGTCTCGCCTCAAAGGTTATCTTAATGAGCCTGAAACTCAAGGTCTCATGTTGTTAAGAGGAAAACTTCAAAATGGTGTGGTGACATTAGACTGTGGTGATAGCAAAAAAGGAAATGTGGGATTACTCATTACGGATTCTAATGCCACTTATCAACCGAAAATGATTGATGGCGAGCCGAGTTTAACTGCATCCATTTCAGTTGAGGCGGATATCGGACAAACCACTTGTCAGTCGTCACCTATTAGCCCTCTTAAAATGGATCAGTTGAATCAAGAGCTTGAAGAAAAAATGAAAAGTGAAGTTAAGGACGTTCTAAATCTCGCGCAAAAACAATGGCAAACCGATATCTTTGGGTTTGGTGAGGCTTTTTACAAGAAAGATCCTAAAGTGTGGAAGCTGTTGGAGCCTAATTGGAGACATGGGTTACTTAAAAATATGGATGTTGACGTACAAATCAACGCTAATATCAATCGTTATGGGCTGCGAAAAGGGACAATTGGAACCAATGAAACGAGGTAG
- a CDS encoding TetR/AcrR family transcriptional regulator translates to MLFTQVMPTEARDKLFFSAINLFTEKGYMETSVLDLVEQARVSKSTFYQHFETKEDLLIHLCQTLQEELIEEVEDAVNHETKVTYKAFAGIRRYIEICMTQKKAARLLLVVSCGVSHETERIRRQAIQRFAGRIYETVHTIIPQKQSLEQLRLVSRAMVGAINEVVLQSIIDQEELNQDDVAHLLNGIIIGAFSLISSA, encoded by the coding sequence ATGCTATTTACACAAGTGATGCCTACAGAGGCACGAGACAAATTATTTTTCTCGGCGATCAACTTGTTTACTGAAAAAGGATATATGGAGACGTCCGTGCTGGATTTAGTGGAACAAGCGCGAGTATCTAAATCCACGTTTTATCAACATTTCGAAACAAAGGAAGATTTGCTTATCCATCTCTGTCAGACGCTTCAGGAGGAGCTTATTGAAGAAGTGGAAGACGCTGTGAACCATGAAACAAAGGTCACTTACAAAGCCTTTGCGGGAATTCGAAGGTATATTGAAATTTGTATGACGCAGAAGAAAGCAGCACGCTTATTACTTGTTGTCTCATGTGGTGTGAGCCATGAGACAGAACGGATTCGAAGGCAGGCCATTCAAAGGTTTGCGGGCCGTATTTATGAAACTGTACACACGATCATTCCACAAAAACAGTCTTTAGAACAGTTGCGACTAGTCTCTCGGGCCATGGTGGGAGCCATTAATGAAGTGGTCTTGCAAAGTATCATTGATCAAGAAGAACTTAATCAGGATGACGTTGCTCATTTGTTAAATGGAATTATCATTGGGGCGTTTTCACTTATTTCTAGTGCTTAA
- a CDS encoding ABC transporter ATP-binding protein, whose amino-acid sequence MQFLKKYVKKYWKLFCTAVFFLMCEAFCDLMQPTIMSKIIDVGVASKNLQYVLKLGGFMLLITACGAVAAATRSTLASIVSQNFGAELRSDLFRKIQKLSFKSIDQFDRASLITRLTNDVTQVQNFVNGLMRMFIKAPLLGLGALIMAVRLDPQLSVILVIVVPIVIILIIANMRLGFPLFIKVQKALDRVNGIMREYLSGVRVVKAFNRFHFEVEKFGAANDHLQSRSTSSIRIMSIFSPAILLTVNFGIVAILWLGGFGVSRGSMQVGHIIAFINYMTQISTSLMMISMVFNMFVRAKASTSRIGEVFEVEDKITWNDQNPEKMVEKGRIDFENVTFSYTGNKEDAVLKNVNFTIYPGETVGIIGSTGSGKSTLVNLIPRFYDVTEGRIKVDGVDVEQLNPHHLREKIAMVPQKNILFTGSVIENLRWGNDKANMDEIEQAAKLAEAHDFIHATPEGYHTRIGQGGVNFSGGQKQRLSIARALVRHPEILILDDSTSAVDVATEMRIKEALKTYSKSLTCLLIAQRITSVMDTDKIIVMDQGEVVGLGTHTDLIKNCRVYQEIYQSQMGKEVL is encoded by the coding sequence ATGCAATTTTTAAAGAAGTACGTCAAGAAATATTGGAAACTCTTTTGTACGGCTGTGTTTTTTTTAATGTGTGAAGCTTTTTGTGATTTAATGCAGCCGACGATTATGTCTAAAATTATCGATGTTGGCGTGGCATCAAAAAATTTGCAGTACGTGCTAAAACTAGGCGGTTTCATGCTGCTGATTACGGCCTGTGGCGCCGTAGCAGCAGCAACAAGAAGCACGCTGGCAAGCATTGTATCGCAAAACTTTGGTGCGGAATTGCGCTCGGATTTATTTCGAAAAATCCAGAAACTTTCATTTAAAAGCATTGATCAATTCGACAGGGCGTCTCTTATAACGAGGCTAACCAATGATGTCACGCAGGTGCAAAATTTTGTTAACGGTCTAATGAGAATGTTTATAAAAGCACCTCTTTTGGGGCTTGGGGCTCTGATTATGGCCGTTCGGCTTGATCCTCAACTGTCCGTTATCTTAGTTATAGTCGTACCAATTGTCATCATCTTAATAATTGCTAATATGCGGTTAGGTTTTCCTTTGTTTATCAAGGTTCAAAAGGCGCTTGATCGTGTGAATGGGATCATGAGGGAATACTTATCAGGTGTTCGAGTTGTTAAAGCTTTTAATCGGTTTCATTTTGAAGTGGAAAAGTTCGGTGCAGCGAATGACCACTTGCAGAGCCGCTCAACATCGTCAATTCGGATTATGTCTATTTTTAGTCCTGCGATCCTACTCACTGTTAATTTTGGCATTGTAGCGATTCTTTGGCTTGGCGGCTTTGGAGTCAGTCGCGGTTCGATGCAAGTCGGGCATATTATTGCATTTATCAACTATATGACACAAATTTCAACCTCTCTCATGATGATCTCCATGGTATTCAACATGTTCGTTCGGGCCAAGGCTTCCACATCCCGAATTGGTGAGGTTTTTGAAGTGGAAGACAAAATAACCTGGAATGATCAGAATCCTGAAAAAATGGTTGAAAAAGGACGCATTGATTTTGAAAATGTGACGTTTTCTTATACGGGAAATAAAGAGGATGCTGTATTGAAAAATGTTAATTTTACGATTTATCCAGGTGAAACCGTTGGGATTATCGGCTCAACAGGATCCGGGAAAAGCACTCTGGTGAATCTCATTCCCCGTTTTTATGACGTGACGGAAGGAAGAATCAAAGTGGATGGTGTTGATGTTGAGCAGTTAAATCCTCATCATCTTCGCGAGAAAATTGCCATGGTTCCACAGAAAAACATCCTCTTTACAGGTAGTGTGATTGAAAATCTTAGATGGGGTAACGACAAGGCGAATATGGACGAGATCGAGCAGGCGGCAAAGCTTGCTGAAGCTCATGACTTCATCCATGCGACACCAGAAGGCTATCATACAAGGATTGGTCAAGGTGGTGTCAACTTTTCGGGTGGGCAAAAGCAGCGCCTTTCGATTGCAAGGGCATTAGTCAGACATCCGGAAATTCTTATTCTGGATGATAGTACAAGTGCGGTCGACGTGGCAACTGAAATGCGGATAAAAGAAGCTTTGAAGACCTATTCGAAAAGCCTAACTTGTCTCCTCATCGCTCAGCGAATTACCTCAGTCATGGACACGGATAAGATTATTGTTATGGATCAAGGAGAAGTCGTTGGTTTGGGCACGCATACTGACCTGATTAAAAATTGCCGTGTCTATCAGGAAATCTACCAATCGCAAATGGGCAAGGAAGTGTTGTAA
- a CDS encoding spore germination protein — MANGHVKQTLTGPLSTSLNENVSNLKSLFDSCDDCLFQFIKVRQTKGCLVYFANLVNTQKLNEVETRLTALFQDKEPAYAATRSSFIERHFPFQEVQEMRDWSNVIESLLSGKAVLLIDHSDAVLYFDVAESVGRETSEPELERTVAGPKEGFVENMAINLHLIRNKIKTPALKVKQFTIGTRTQTTVTVLYINGIADDGLVNEIHNRLNRIEIDGVLDTHYLESMISDAPYSPFPTLLTTDRPDRVAASLLEGKAAILVDGAPSALLAPVVFVECLHSSEDYYNNAIISTIIRWVRFLGLFVVLILPPFYVAVTTFHQDLLQTPLLIRIAANRANLPYPALIEALFMYLTYELLREAGLRMPKLFGGPIVTILGLILISQAAVRAGIIGPIMAIVVATTALTAFILPNYRFHQVVRFCGIPLLLLAGFFGFMGILVGLMFGLTHLVSLRSFGVPYFSPVSPARKEGWKDVFIRAPWWAMDTRPPGIGALDTKRSGDTLKPNPPKQKEETYGKE; from the coding sequence GTGGCAAACGGTCATGTTAAGCAAACGCTAACGGGCCCACTTTCTACTTCACTAAACGAGAATGTTTCCAATTTGAAGTCTCTTTTTGATTCGTGTGATGATTGCTTATTTCAATTTATAAAAGTAAGACAGACAAAGGGATGTCTGGTCTATTTTGCCAATTTGGTAAATACCCAAAAATTAAATGAAGTAGAAACAAGGCTGACTGCCCTTTTTCAAGATAAAGAACCTGCTTATGCAGCAACTCGCTCTTCTTTCATAGAACGACATTTCCCATTTCAAGAAGTCCAGGAGATGAGGGATTGGTCCAATGTGATCGAGAGCTTATTATCAGGGAAGGCCGTCCTCTTAATCGATCATTCTGATGCGGTCCTTTATTTTGATGTAGCGGAGTCAGTAGGTAGGGAAACGTCTGAGCCTGAATTAGAAAGAACGGTAGCAGGGCCAAAGGAAGGCTTTGTTGAAAATATGGCCATCAATTTACATCTCATTCGAAATAAAATTAAAACGCCTGCCCTCAAGGTGAAACAATTTACTATTGGGACCCGCACCCAAACAACTGTAACCGTCCTTTACATAAATGGAATTGCGGATGACGGGCTTGTAAATGAGATACATAACAGGTTAAACCGTATTGAGATCGATGGCGTTTTAGATACTCACTATTTGGAATCCATGATCAGTGATGCGCCCTATTCACCTTTTCCAACGCTGTTAACGACGGACCGCCCAGATCGCGTAGCAGCCTCTCTTCTCGAAGGAAAAGCAGCCATTCTTGTTGATGGCGCACCTTCTGCCTTACTCGCACCCGTCGTGTTTGTTGAATGTCTTCATTCAAGCGAGGACTATTACAATAATGCCATTATTTCAACCATTATTCGGTGGGTTCGTTTCTTAGGATTATTTGTCGTGTTAATTCTTCCACCGTTTTATGTGGCGGTCACCACCTTTCATCAGGATCTGCTGCAAACGCCATTGCTGATTCGAATTGCCGCTAACAGGGCTAATTTGCCTTACCCAGCCCTTATTGAAGCCCTTTTCATGTATTTAACTTATGAATTGTTGAGAGAAGCGGGCTTAAGAATGCCAAAATTATTTGGCGGACCTATCGTAACCATCCTAGGTCTTATTCTAATTTCACAGGCAGCAGTAAGAGCCGGAATTATTGGACCGATAATGGCCATTGTGGTGGCAACAACGGCTTTAACGGCGTTTATTTTGCCAAACTATCGCTTTCATCAAGTGGTCCGATTTTGCGGGATCCCATTGCTTCTATTAGCAGGCTTTTTTGGATTTATGGGAATATTGGTTGGCCTCATGTTTGGTCTCACTCATCTTGTTAGTCTGAGATCCTTTGGAGTCCCTTATTTTTCTCCGGTATCTCCTGCGAGAAAAGAAGGCTGGAAGGATGTTTTTATAAGGGCTCCTTGGTGGGCAATGGATACGCGTCCACCTGGAATAGGAGCTCTCGACACTAAGCGTTCAGGCGATACATTAAAACCAAACCCTCCAAAGCAGAAGGAGGAAACATATGGGAAAGAGTAA
- a CDS encoding ABC transporter ATP-binding protein, producing the protein MTSQSGQTNGNQAQRPSFTPMGRPGGGGASRFRGPVVKPKNFKGTLKRLWAYFGKERNLLATIFVFILIDSIVMLSAPYLIGKAVDAMSIKVGSVNFHLLGIMIVVLAGAYVADGILTFLQGWLMAGVSQRIVKSLRTHLFQKLQKLPVAFFDSRTHGELMSRLSNDIDNVSNTISQSTTQLMSGAIVLLGSLVMMIILSPILTLASLITVPLVFLLTRTIAKRTAKLFKNNQMELGRLNGHIEETISGLQVVKAFNHEEKAIAEFEVVNKSLREVGLRAQIWSGFLMPLMNVINNFGFTMVAVVGGILAVKSMITVGVIASFLTYSRQFVQPLNNLANIFNVLQSGVAGAERVFEIIDEKEEPLDIEDAIPLENPKGHVVFENVSFGYRPDVPILKNVSFESKPGTSTALVGPTGAGKTTIVNLLTRFYDVTEGRILIDGVDIRHYTRDSLRRSFGFVLQDTYLFSGTIKENIKYGNPDATDEEVKEAARMANADVFINRMPDRYETMLSENGGNLSQGQRQLLAIARVFLAKPALLILDEATSSIDTRTELHIQDALLSIMKDRTSFIIAHRLNTIREADTIMVIDHGQIIEKGSHDELINHQGRYYNMFYNQFKNLEGV; encoded by the coding sequence ATGACTAGTCAATCCGGACAAACGAATGGAAATCAAGCACAACGCCCATCATTTACACCGATGGGGCGACCAGGGGGCGGCGGAGCCTCAAGATTCAGAGGGCCAGTCGTTAAACCAAAGAATTTTAAAGGGACACTGAAAAGGCTTTGGGCATACTTCGGCAAAGAAAGAAATCTATTAGCTACTATATTTGTGTTTATTTTGATCGACTCCATCGTGATGTTATCTGCTCCTTATTTGATTGGCAAAGCCGTTGATGCTATGTCAATAAAGGTCGGTAGCGTTAACTTTCATCTACTTGGAATCATGATCGTCGTTCTTGCTGGAGCCTATGTGGCAGATGGGATCTTAACTTTTTTACAGGGGTGGTTAATGGCAGGTGTCTCCCAAAGAATTGTCAAAAGCCTTCGTACCCATCTCTTTCAAAAACTGCAAAAACTCCCAGTCGCCTTTTTTGACTCTAGGACGCACGGCGAACTGATGAGTCGACTATCTAATGACATCGATAATGTCAGCAACACCATATCTCAATCCACGACACAATTAATGTCAGGTGCCATCGTTCTTCTTGGCTCTCTTGTTATGATGATTATTTTGAGCCCGATCTTAACGCTTGCTAGTTTAATCACTGTCCCGTTAGTGTTTTTGCTAACGCGAACGATTGCTAAACGAACAGCGAAATTATTTAAAAATAATCAAATGGAGCTTGGCCGATTAAACGGTCATATTGAAGAAACTATATCAGGCCTGCAGGTCGTAAAGGCATTTAACCATGAAGAAAAAGCCATTGCTGAATTTGAAGTAGTTAATAAATCCTTGCGCGAGGTTGGCCTTAGGGCACAAATTTGGTCCGGGTTTCTTATGCCGCTCATGAATGTTATTAACAACTTTGGCTTTACAATGGTCGCCGTAGTAGGGGGGATCCTAGCGGTAAAAAGTATGATCACGGTTGGGGTGATCGCGAGTTTTTTGACCTATTCACGTCAGTTTGTACAGCCGCTCAATAATTTAGCCAATATATTTAACGTCCTTCAATCAGGTGTTGCCGGAGCCGAGCGTGTATTTGAAATTATTGATGAAAAAGAAGAGCCATTAGATATAGAGGATGCTATTCCACTTGAGAATCCAAAAGGCCATGTTGTTTTTGAAAACGTCAGCTTTGGATACCGGCCGGATGTACCGATTCTAAAAAATGTTAGTTTCGAGTCAAAGCCGGGCACAAGTACAGCGCTCGTCGGACCTACCGGAGCAGGTAAGACAACTATAGTGAATCTGTTAACCCGATTTTATGATGTAACAGAAGGGCGAATCTTAATAGATGGCGTCGATATCCGTCATTATACAAGGGACAGCTTAAGAAGAAGTTTTGGTTTTGTCCTTCAAGATACGTATTTGTTTTCAGGAACTATTAAAGAAAATATAAAATACGGGAACCCAGATGCAACTGATGAGGAAGTAAAAGAAGCGGCGAGAATGGCGAACGCCGATGTCTTTATTAACCGAATGCCGGACAGGTACGAGACGATGCTATCGGAAAATGGCGGTAACCTCAGTCAAGGGCAGCGCCAACTCTTAGCGATCGCTAGAGTATTCCTTGCCAAGCCTGCTTTACTCATCTTAGATGAAGCAACCAGCAGCATTGATACACGGACGGAACTTCATATACAGGATGCCCTGCTATCGATAATGAAGGACCGCACAAGCTTCATCATTGCCCACCGATTAAACACCATCCGTGAAGCTGATACCATCATGGTAATCGACCACGGACAAATAATAGAAAAAGGCAGCCACGACGAACTCATCAATCACCAAGGCAGATACTACAACATGTTTTACAACCAATTCAAAAACCTCGAAGGCGTCTGA